Below is a genomic region from Pseudopipra pipra isolate bDixPip1 chromosome 6, bDixPip1.hap1, whole genome shotgun sequence.
CGTTCCGATTGGTCCGCGCCGGGGGCGCGCGTGACGGCACGGCGCGAGAGCACCACGTGACCGGCGCGCGGGGGGGAAGCTCCCAGCTGCTACCGGGGGTGGCAGGTCCCGCCCTTCCCGACTCGCTATTGGTCGGTGCTTGGAGTGACGTGCGGCTCGCCCAATGGGGCCTCGACGAGCCCCTCGGCGCCGCTCCCCGCGCCGGGTCCTTCCCGGGGCTTCCCGACCCGtcccggggctcccccgggGTCGTTCCTTCCCTGTTCCCCCCAGCCCCTTGACCCCTCGCTTCATTCCCAGTAGCCTCCTGGGCGGGGCTGCCCTCCCGCAGCATTGCCCGCTCCGCCCGGTGCCCTCGCCCCTTCCCGCATTCCAGGTGCTTTCCAGGAAGGGATACagctccctggagctgctccggTGCTCCCCGGGTTCCCGGGGGTTTTTCGATCCTTGCCTCCCGGGGGCAGGATACTGCTCCCATGTTGGCAGTGGCTAATggtccctctccctgctgcaggtgctgctggctgtGCATCCcagagaatcctggaatggttttggttggaagggaccttgaggTCCATCCAGTCATacccccctaccatgggcagggacagcttccactagacccagttgctccaagtcctgtccaacatggcctggaacacttccagggatggatttTGGGGGTGTCCCAGGATTCTGCAGTGGGGGGGGATGCTGTAAATTCTAGGCTGGCCAGGTATATCCATTCTATATTCcatagaatcccaggatggtttgcatcggaagggaccttaaagcccccccagtcccacctccctgccatgggcccGGACACCTCCCAgtagcccagcttgctccaggCTGGCCGTGAGCACTTCCCGGGATGTGGCACAGGCCCCCACAGCCGCCCGTGCTCACAGCCAGCCCGGAGTGCCGGACTCTGGGCTCGTGGCCTCGAGGGAGCCCAGGGGATGTGTCTGTGAGGAACTCGAGTCGTGCTCACAGCAGGGTCCTCCAGCTGGCTCCCGCCCGCCGCCAGAGCAGCCGCTTCCCAAGTCCCTCCTCCCGGGCTCAGTGGCTCGGAGGGGCCCCACTGCTGGCACCTGATGGGGGGGAGGCAGGGCGAGGGGTGCAGAGCCCCTTTCCCGTGGCTGCCAGCCTCCAGGACACGCTCACggcctctcctcctcctcctctctcccctcccaggtGTGTCTCTCTCCCAGTGCCTCGTATCCGGAATTTGGGACCCTCGGCGGTGCGTCCCCTCCAGGTACACAACCCCCTGACCTtcgggggggctccgggggccGAGCCACGTGTGGGGGGCTGAGCCGGGGTCGGCGCTCTGGGGACTCCCAGGCCTGCCTTGGCCTGGGCTCGGGGTCCAGCCGGATCTGGCTCCTCCGCCCCTGGGGTGAGCCCTGGCTGcctcccttcctcccaggagaaggaggaggacgGGATTGTGTGCGAGCGTCCGCTCcagctctggcagagctgccGGGCTCCTCTGGAGCGGCGTCCCCAGGAGGGGCTCTGGCCTCGGGGCCCGGCGCTTTATGGGGCTGCGGAGAGGACGCAGCTGGCTGTGGTCGTGACACACACACCTCAGCGGGGGCCGGAGCCAGGtcacccctccctcctccctccagcgCCGACCAGGGAACGGGCTCGATGCGGCAACAGGAGCCTGGCAGCCCCTCGGGGGGCTCCGGCACCGCCAGGCTGAGCTGTGCCCACCCAGGACTCCCGCCAGCGCCGGGGAGCTCGTCCGGGGCGGCGATGGGCTGTTCCCTCGCGCCCCGGTGGGCTCGGGGATGTCTCCCAGCCTCCTTCCCGCTCCTCCAGCTCTCTTCCCGGCACATGGCACGGCGCCCTTGCCCAGGGAGACAGACGGCCAcagctgggctcctgctgccagcccggCAGGAGGGGACACGCCGAGCCGGGACACGGCTGCTCCGTGCCCCTGGCTGCGCCCCAGGGATGTCCCCGAGGAGCCGggcactgcctgtgcctccCAGCCCGCACCTTGCGGGCGGTTTGGGGCTAAACCCGGCATTTCTGGGTCTGGCCCCGCTGTGCCTCCCTCCTCCGGGCTGCTGGCTGCAAAGGTCAGCAGTGGGAGGCTGGGCTGGCCACGAGGGGACCGGGGCACGGAGGTGAGCTCAGCTGCCCCGTGACGTGGCCCCCGAGGGCAGGGCGGGCACGGCCTCACCCACGCAGAGCCGCTGCGGGCACTGGGCACTGggcgaggaggaggaagtgggagAGGAGGATGAGGCTGGATGAGGCTTCCCGGTGGTTTGACCTGTGCCCACTTTGTCCCAGCGAAGGGGCTCTGTCTCAGCCCCgctggctggcacagggagagggccttgggaaggcaggagccgCGTCTGCCCGGGGGCgtcaccctcctcctcctctcctctctcaggTGTTGGCCCAGCGTGAGCCGAGGTGGCTGAAAAACTCCCCAAGGCGCAAGCGCGGCGCTGGATTtaggggagggggagagggcagTGAGGGGCAGCCCCGCTGCCTCTGCAGGCAGGACACCCCCGGGGACGGACTGGCGGCTTTTCCCAactgctccagtgctgctggCGGGAGCTGTTGGCTCGGGGGGGAAACCAGATACCCTGTCCCGCGGCTGGGGCGGCGGGAAGGGCCGGCCCCATGCCGGGCAGACCCCTCAAACACGCTGCCGGGGCTCCGGTGGATTGGGGGAAAGGGTGCGCTCCGAGCAGGGCACCCCGTGTCCCGGAGAAAGCCGGGAGGATGCGATCCTGCGGGGAGGGCTTGGACCCGGCCAGGGCCGGGGTCTGGAGTGGAAGCGAATCCGCCTGTTACCTCCCGGCCCTTCCCGGCGCTCCCAGCgcctttgttttaaacaaagcttttttttttggggggagccAGGACGTTCCCCTCCCCGCCGAGAGAGCCCCCGCGGCAGCACCCACTCGTGGCTGTGGGGCACGAGGGGAAGGGACGAGGGGCTCTGGCCGGCGGGccgcccccctcccctccagcagcGGCTCCCTCGGCCCTGGGGGTCTCCCACACCCACCCCATCCACCCATCCTGCGTGGGCTGTGGGGACGCCGCGGTAATTGCCAAGGGCCCCGCGGGCGCCGGGACGGGGTTCGTCCTAACGGGGGAGGATAATTGGGAAGGAAGCGGCTCTGGCACCCGGAGGGATGGGGCtggtgtggggaggggggtcCGTGCGGGACGGGGGGCGCCGGGAGGAGCGAGACCCCTCCCCGGGACGGAGGGTCCCCCCGGGGCTGAGCCGCCGCCGCTCCGAGGGGCTCCGGTGGTGCCGCCGGGACCCCgccgcgctccccccgccccgccgctcaCCTGCCGCCGTCCCGGCGGGGCAGCGCCCCCCGCGCTGCGGGACCCCGAGCCCGGGCGGGGGTCCGCGCCTCCCCGGACCCTCTCTCTCCGCcggaggggagggggctggcCGTGCCAGCGGAGAGCCCGGgaccccccctccccgccccgccgccacCCTCCCCGCACCGGCCGGCCCCATCCCTCCGCCGCTCCTCCCCGCtgccccggggggggggggggggaagggggggcaAGCTGGCACCCCAcgccccccacagccccccccacggccccggccccgccagcGGAGCCTCTCCGCCGCACTTTCgcccccgtccccccccccctcctcccctccccggACCCCCCCTCCCTCCCGTTCCGTCCGTGCCCCCCCGGGACCGGGCTCTCGACTCTGTGCGCGGGGAGGAGAAGAGGCGAGAGGGCTCGGAGCGGCAAATGGGAGCCGCGGTCCCGGGCCGGTGTGCGGGACCGCTGCTTGCCCGCCCGGGGACCCCCGAGCACGCACCCaccgcgccggccccgcgcccgtCCCGCATGGAGCTGAGAGCAGGTAGGAGACCCCCCTTCCCCCCGCACAGCGGCACCGGCCCCGCACCGGCCCCGCCACTAACAAAAGCCGGGCGGGAGCCAGGAccggggggcgcggggaggGACAAAGCGGGGgtcccccccttcccacccGGCCGGCAGcacccccggggacccccctcttcccttccctcccctccgcCTTCCGCAGCTCCGgggctcagctccagcctccccACCTCTGCCCGGTGCCGGgaccccagggatggggatggggaaaggggggataaagccggggcggggggggggtggggggagagggagggaatgaATGGAGCCTGCTCTTGTGTACAATTGCATCAAATACATTCTTGAAAGCAACCTGGTTCTGCTTAACACTtgaattgggaaaaaaaaaaaaaaaaaaaaaaagaggaaagaaggaggCAGCAGCTTGGAGAGGGTGGATGCGAGCTCcgggttttttttgtggtgtgtttttttttttttccttttttttttttttttttattcctgcatTCCTGGACCCCAATCAAAAGAGCAAATCCAGGGAGGTGGAAGGGGGGAACGGCGGCGAGCGAAGCAGCCGGAGCGTGGTGCGAACCCTCCACACCCCAAAAACCCACCCAACCCGCCctggctttttggttttgttgttttttggtgttggttttttttttttttccacctaaCACCCGAGCGagcccaaaccaaaacaaatagagaccgaggggaaaaaaaaaaaaaaagaaacccagaaaccaaccccaaaagaaaaaaaaaaaaaggaaaaaccaacaaaaaaaccaccacccaACCCCGAGAGCGAGCGAAGCAACGAGCCAGGGCTGAGGCGAGCGGGTGGGCTCGGGGTGCCGAGCAAGAGCCGAGCCCCCCCGAAATCCCCCTGCACCCCGACTATGCTAAATGTTACCGGGGATCTCTCAGGTAAGCCCACGGCGCTGGGTGTGGGGCGGGGGGTGCCCCAACTCCCCTGCTTGCATCTGCCgggagtttttttcccctttccaacCCGACTGCTGATTTTAATTTGATGTGATTAAAACGTCTGTCTGGCTTTGGGATTGATTTAAGACTTTCCCCTCTCTAGGTTGGGTTGTTGTttctttggtggtttttttttcccccctttctctcGTTCCCTCTTTTCCATGCATGTTTGTGATTACCAGGGAGGGAACCGCCGCTGAGCACGGAGAATTAAACCCCGGGACTGacagaggggaggaaaaggaaagtcGATGGGATTTAGGGGGGCAGGAAGAGTTAGCTTTCCTGCCCGGGGCTGGATTTCGGGGCTTGACTCCGAACGCCGTCGCTAGAGCAGGCGGGATTCCTCCGGGACACAGCAGCgggattttggggtgctggggaggggactgtCCCCACGGCCCCGGGACGGCTTTGTTCCCCCGGCCCGAGCGGCCACCGGCacccgcggggccgccgggggTCCGGCCTTCCCCGGGGCACACCGGGATCGGGGGGTTCCTCGCCGGGGAAGATGCTGGAAAACACCCTTAAAAGGCCACGGCGTGGGCGCCGCGGGGCTCCCCGGGGtccggggcggcgggagcggggccggggcagcacGAGGCCggcgccgggccgggctccgGCGGTGACGCAGGACGGGCAAAGCGGGGCGAGCGCCGGGGAACCGGAAAAGCGAGGCCGGGATCCCCCGGCGGCTCCATCGGCCTCCCTcgccccttcctctcccccttcccGCTGTCGCCGAGGCCGCTGGACGTGGCCGAGCCGGGGACGGGGACGCCGAGCCCGGCGCGGCCGCGGGAGCCGCGGGGGCCGGAGCTCGGCCGCCACCGGCCACCACGGCCCCGCTCCCTGTTTTTGGGCATCCCCATCGGCGGGCTGCCCGTCCCTCGTTCCCGGCGGGGCTCGGGGACGCTTGGCACCCGCGGCGTCCCCGTGCCTATTTAGCAGGCGGCGCGAGGGCACGGTGACGGCGGCACATCTGGGCTGCATTAGGCGCGGGCTCCGCGGGGAAACGCAGAGGGCTCTGCTTACAGGGCCGCGCCGGGGGGAGATTTATGCCCTGCTAAGTGGCACCGAGCCCCATAAATCATCTCCCCCCAGCCTTCCCCCCCGCCGCGGCAGCGCCCGTGTTTCCCGTGCCACCGTGCCCGCTGTCCCACGCCAGCATCCTGGCAGGAATAGGAGGATGCGCTCGCCCCGGTGCAGATGGGATATCCGGGAAGCAGGcggcccagcagtgctgtggccaCGGGTGGCACGTGGCCCGTGGGTGACGGAGGTGTCCTGGGATTCCTCAGGGTGCTGTGGGGACGTGGGGGCGTCCGGGCACCGCCAGTCCCACGCTGACCTCGTGGCACCATGGTGGGAGATGCCAGCGGTGGCAGCGGGTCTGGGAGTGCCAGGGTGTGTCACCCAGCGCTGTCACTGGGGGTCCCTTGTGCTGTTGGAGAGCTGCCACcctggctctgtgctggtgAACCCCCCAGGGCGGTGCCAGGGGGGCTGGTGGTCTGTGTGGCTCTGTGACCTGTGGCAGGAAGGGGTCGGGGTGCCTCGCGTGGCTCGTGGGCGCTGGGCGTGCGTGCGGGACGGTGGGGTCTGGTTGGGATTAGGGGCCTGCGCCCCCCTCACCGGCGGGGGTGTTTCCATCGTGCTGCTGGCTGGAGGCAGAGTCGGAGCCGGATGGGAAATCCAGGCCCAGCTAATTACGGCCTCGCTGGAGTCTCCCGTGCGCGGCCGCATTTATAAACACACGGAGGAGACAGGATGTAAACACTCAGCGCCGCGAGCGCAGGCACGGGGGGGACGCGGGGCCACGCGCCCCCCGCACCCCAGCCCGCCCCCGGCACGGCGGCTTTGCCACGGGGCGGGATGGACGGGATGGGGACACCTctgtggtggctgtggctgctgtcGGGCAGCAAGGACACGCGTGTCCTTCCCCTTGGAGCTCAGGCAGCGTTCGTGACCTTCGGGTGTGGAATGTGAGCATCCCTGTGTCCCCGTCGGCTCCaaggggctgctgctgtgccccGGTGTCACCTGCCCAGCAGTGTGGGAACACAGAAGTGTCTGTCCTTGTGCTCTTGAGTGTCACCCGCTCCAAGACCCTTGGAGCTGGCAGCCACGCTGGGCTGGGAAACGCCCCGTGGAGGGTTAAGTGGTGCCAGTTGGTGGCCGGGACGTGactgggacagcagggacagggctgctTTGtcctcagtgccacagccatTCCTGGCCACCACAAGACCTCCCGTTCTGGCCCCAGGaatggggctgtggggtgggatggggctcTGCTCGCCGCTGGCCTCCGGCCCATCAGATAGGGCAGCTCCCGCTGCGGCGGCAGGGGCCGGCTCGGCTCCGTCCGCTGCCGGGGGGCGCCGGGGCCAGGGGGTCCCCCCTTCCCGGCTGCCGCCCCCACCACCAGGGTTTCGGGAAAGCGGCTCTGGGTGGCTTGTGGTCACTCAGCCCTCGGCGGCTCTGCCCACAGCATGCCCAGGGAACAGCTCACCGGCCCCGTGGCCGAATTCCTGCCTCGGCCGCTCGCCGGGAGGTCTGgccagcgccgccgcccgcgccgccggggggtggcagggcagggggccCGGTGGTGTCACCCCAGGGGCAGCTGAGCCACGTCCCTGCTGCCACGTGTGCGAGGGGTGCCTGTGGCACCGCCGGCGTGTCCGGTGTGGGTGtccagggctgctgctgttgtAGCTGAGGGATCCCCACTCCCATGGCCCCCCGTCACCCCGGGTGTCCCCGGGGCCGGGTGGGTGACCCCGGGCAGCCACGCCATGAGCTGCTTACGTGGGCTGGAAGCATCCTGGCCGCGCTCCAGGGCCGGTTTTGAAACCCTCGGGCTCTTCCTCTCCGACGTCACCGGGATCCAGCTGTGCCGGCTGGAGCCTCCCTCCTCCACTGTCTGTGCTGGTGGGTGCCGGGTGCCAgactgggaatggggtgggcaAGGGACAGCAGGGGCACCTTCTATGGCTGGGCAATTGTCACTGCTGTGCCATGGtcactgtcactgctgtgtcaTGGTCACTCTCACTGCTCTGCTATGGtcactgtcactgctgtgtcgtgggcactgtcactgctgtgtcaTGGGTCTTGTCACTGCTGTGTCGTGGGCCTTGTCACTGCTGTGCCATGGTCACTGTCATCACCATGTTATGGtcactgtcactgctgtgccATGGCCACTGTCACTACTGTGTCATGGTCACTGCTACCACTGTGccactgtcactgctgtgttGTGGGCCTTGTCACTGCTGTGCCATGGTCACGGTCACTGCTGTGTCATGGtcaccagcacccagagccattcatgctgtgccagtgctgtgcaCCCCACCATTCCCATCTTCCTGTCACCCACCTCCACTCCCTCTCtccctcatcctcatcctcctgTCCCGGCCACCTGCCCGGGAGCTGCCgtgtctccatccccatcccgtgtccctgccatccccccccccgcctcacTCCCTGGCTGTGTTTGGTTTGGCGCTGGCCGGGCCAGGGCGGGTGTAAATCCCGCCTGGAAACCGGAGCCGGCGGCGGGTGAGGGTCCGGCCAAAGCAAACACGGGGAAGGAGGGGTGTGGTGTGAGTCACCGCGGCCCCCCCAtggcccccccggccccggcccaCGCTCGCACGCACGCGGGGCCGGCCGCACGCTCCACGCGCCgggacacactgggatgcaCCGGGATGCACCGGGATGCGCCGGGAATGCGGGCAAGCGGTGGCACGTGCCCTCCGTGGGGCACCGGGCGAGTCGCGGCGGGCGAGGGCGGGCGGCTGCCACGCACGGGCACGGGGTGCCACGGGGACACGCAGCGTCACACGTGGGCACGGGGCGTCACACGCTCGGTGTGGTGAACGCACGGCATGTCACACCCGTGGGGTGGTGTGTGCACGGTGTGTCACACACACGATGTGGTGCACGCACGGTGTGTCACACCCGTGGGGTGGTGTGTGCACGGCGTGTCACACACACGGCGTGTCGCATGTGCACGGCGTGTCACACCCGTGGGGTGGTGTGTGCACGGCGTGTCACACACACGGCGTGTTGCGTGTGCACGGCGTGTCACATCCGTGGGGTGGTGTGTGCACGGCGTGTCACACACATGGCGTGTCGCATGTGCACGGCGTGTCACACTCGTGGGGTGGTGTGTGCACAGTGTGTCACACACATGGTGTGTCACGCGTGCATGGCATGTCACACCCGTGGGGTGGTGTGTGCACAGTGTGTCACACACACGGCGTGTTGTGTGTGCACGGCGTGTCACACCCGTGGGGCGGTGTGTGCACCGAGTGTTGTTGCACTCTTAGAACGTGTCGTGTGTGCACAGCCTGTCATGCTCACAGCGTGCTGTGTTTGCACGGTGTGCCACACACACGGTGTGCCACGCACACGGTGTGTCACACGCACAGGGGGTGTCGTCACCCCCTCGCAGGATGTGTCCCGTATGCACAGCACGTTGCGTCCATACCTGGCGTGTCACACGTGTGCAGCACGTGCGTGGGCACACACCTGTGCACGGACACCCCTGCAGGTGCATCCCACGCGTGTCACACACCTGTGTGGTACCCGGCAGGCCCATAGGGTGTCCCGCACCCGTGCACACCTATTGACCCCTGCGTGGTGCCTCCCAGGTGTGGGCAGCGTGTCGCACACCCACGGGATGTCTCCCAGGTGTGGTCACTGTCCTGCACACCCCCAGGGCAGCCGCATCCCACAGGGATACCCACCACGACGGGGCCGCTGTGGCCAGAGCCGGGGTGTCCCCGAGGACCCTCGTGCGTCACCGGTGGCCGGTGACGGGGAGCGGTGACGCGCGGGGGCACACGGGGGCTGCCCACGCCGGGAGCCCCGCGGTGCCGAGCCGTGCCAGCGGCCGGACTTTCCCGGGAGGAGCTGCCGGGAAGGCCGGCTCCGGCGTGCCGGGGTGCCAGCTGGCCGGAGCGCGCTGGCCGCGGGCCGTGACCTTTGCAGAGCCGCCGGCGCACGAGGCCGCGGCTCCCGGGCCTCCCTGACGTCAGGCCGATGACGGGGACCCCCCCGGCTCTTTCCGGTGGCTTTGGCAAAGGTCACCCCGCGACCCGGGGCCGTGTCCCACCCCCCTGCATTCCCGGTGGCCCCTCTGCGGGGATCCCTGCTGGGTGCCCAGCCCGCTCCGGCGTTGGCGGTGCCCAAATATATCCCAGGCGTGTGTCCCTGCGGGAATGCCGAGGCCGTGCTGCTCCAGACCATATAAAGGATTGTTGGTGCAGCCACGGGCGGGAGCGCTcggaggggagctggggggtcactgcagtGAAGGGGGGGggtgtctctgctgctccaggaggggGTGCTGAGGTGGGGgtgcccccccctccccgtgctgatgcctcagtttccccactcTCAGAGGGGTAACACCGGGATGCCCCGCGGGCCCAGCACCGCCCACCCAGAGCCGGGCTGTCCCTGTCACCCGCCCTGAGGTGCCGCGTGTCCCCCGCAGGTGACTCTTGGGGGATCTTCACCTTCCTGTGCGCCGCGCTTTGCAACCTGCCGGCGCTGCCGGCACTGAACTGCTCCGAGGAGCTGGGCGCCGGCCAGTCCATCCAGCAGACCTACGACCTGACCCGCTACCTGGAGCACCAGCTCCGCACCCTCGCCGGCACCTACGTGAGTCCCCGATGTTtatccccccctcctcccccgccCCGGGGTATCCACCCCGTGCCGAGCCGCTCCCGCGCCGGGGGGCACGGAAATGCCTCATCACCCTCCGGGCTCAGGGCGGCTCCCGGgccccctcccctggcccatGATTCCATCATGGGTGTGGGCACCGGCCTCTCCCTCCCCGCCGGCATTGCCGACTCACGCGGAGGTTCCCCGTCTCTGCCCCGACGTGCCCTCGGTGGTGCCGGTACGGTGGGTGCCAGGCGGTGACAGCGTCACTGCCCGGGATGTGGTGGGAATGTCCCCCTCGGGGATGTGGTGGGATTGGGGGGGTGAGATGAAGAGGGGAATGTAGAGAGTGGGGACATGGGCGTGTCCGTCCGGGGGATGTGGAGACCTCGGATGTGGTGGACAAATACAGACCTGGGACACTGAGAACTGGGATGGGGGGACGTGGAAAAAGGGGGACGTGATGGGCACGGCCACCTGGGGGATGTGGGACATGGGCAGAGGGACGAGGAGATTGGGGACATGGTGTGCAGGGGGACACAGAGACTTGCAAAGAGGGGGACAGGGAGACCTGGGACATGCTGGGCGTGTCAGCCCGGGGGTCATGGAAACATGGAGACAGGGGACATGGTGTGCAGGGGGACACGGAGGCCTGGGAAAAAGTGGACATGGAGACTGGGAGCGGGGTGGGCACGTCCCCCTGGGGGACAGGGAGACCTGGAACCCGGTGATCATGGAGACCTGGGGGACGTGGAGACAGGGTGAACACGGAGACCGAGGCCATGAAAGGGAAAGGGGCACAGTGGGCGTGTCTGCCTGGGGGACAGTGAAACCCGGGATGGGGGGGACGTGGAGACCTGGGCCATGCTGGGTGTGTGCACCCGCGGGGTGTGGGCGTCTGGGACATGGTGATCCCGGGGACTTGGGACATGGTGATCCCGGGGACTTGGGATGTGGTGATCCTGGGGACTTGGGACATGGTGATCCCGGGGACCTGGGACATGGCAGGCGGGAGCGCACGgagagaggacaagggggacaACCCCAGCACCACACCACCCCCGACGCCCCCCGTTCCCTTCCAGCTGAACTACCTGGGGCCCCCCTTCAATGAGCCCGACTTCAACCCCCCGCGCCTGGCGCGCGCCCAGCGGGTGCCCAGCGCCACGGTGGACCTGGACCTGTGGAGGGGGCTGACGGACAACGCCCGCCTGGCCGCCAACTACCGCGCCTACAGCCGCCTGCTGTGCTACCTGCGCGTGCTGGACGGGCAGGTGGGCACGGCCGAGCTGCGCCACCGCCTCGCCCACTTCTGCGCCAGCCTCCAGGGGCTGGTGCTCAGCATCGGCGGCGTCATGTCCTCCCTGGGGTACCCGCTGCCCGCCGGCCCCGCTGGgccccccgccgggccccccggggcccccccggcccccaaCGACTTCCTGAAGAAGATGGACGACTTCTGGCTGCTCAAGGAGCTGCAGACCTGGCTCTGGCGCTCGGCCAAGGACTTCAACCGCCTCAAGAAGAAGGTGCCGCCCGCCGTGGTCACCCTGCGGCTGGAGGCCAGGGGGTTCTGAGCGCCCCGCCCGTGCCCCCGCCTGAGGTGGGACCTGGACGGGGCT
It encodes:
- the CLCF1 gene encoding cardiotrophin-like cytokine factor 1 encodes the protein MLNVTGDLSGDSWGIFTFLCAALCNLPALPALNCSEELGAGQSIQQTYDLTRYLEHQLRTLAGTYLNYLGPPFNEPDFNPPRLARAQRVPSATVDLDLWRGLTDNARLAANYRAYSRLLCYLRVLDGQVGTAELRHRLAHFCASLQGLVLSIGGVMSSLGYPLPAGPAGPPAGPPGAPPAPNDFLKKMDDFWLLKELQTWLWRSAKDFNRLKKKVPPAVVTLRLEARGF